The sequence CCAGTACAGTCGTTCCTGGTACTTCCTGATGATGGCGGTATAGGCTTTTTCCCTGGAAACCGGGTCCCGGAACATGTTCAGCAGTTCACTGTCTTCGATGGCCATCGACATGCACGTGTTTTATTGGTTAAAGGTAAGACTCCACAGTGAGAGGAAGGTTTAATCCATAAGCCTCCAATCGTTAGTCAGGAAAGGCTGCCTTATAGGGGGCAGCCTTTTATTTTAACAAATTTGGTAGTAAATATCGGGATGGTACTACTTGCGACTCAGGATTTTCTCCCCATCACCTTCTCCGCAGCTTCTACGATCTTTCCGGTGCTAAGGCCATATTTCTCGAGCAATTGCATAGGGGTACCACTTTCACCGAAAGTATCATTCGTGCCAATATATTCAATGGGGGTTGGCAGATGGCGCGCGGCAACCTGGGCAACACTATCACCCAATCCACCCAACACATTGTGTTCTTCAACAGTTACAGCACAACGGGTTTTGGTAATGGATTTCAGGATAGCAGCTTCATCCAGCGGTTTAATGGTATGTATATTGATTACTTCAACGCTGAAGCCTTTTTCTTCCAGGATGCGGCCGGCTTCAATAGCGTTCCATACCATATGGCCGCAGGCGATAAGGCTGACATCAGTTCCTTCGCTGAAAACCTGCGCCTTTCCCAGTTCGAAAGGCATGCCTTCGGTGAAGATCGGCCAAACCGGTCGGCCGAAACGTAGATAAACAGGTCCCTCATAATCTGCAATGGCCAGAGTGGCAGCCTTGGTTTGCGCATAATCGCAGGGGACCACTACCATCATGCCCGGCAGCATTTTCATCATGCCGATATCTTCCAGGATCTGGTGGGTTGCACCATCTTCGCCAAGAGTCAATCCGGCATGAGATGCACAGATTTTTACATTTTTCCCCGAATATGCAACGGATTGGCGGATCTGGTCGTAGACCCTGCCTGTTGAGAAATTCGCGAATGTGGTTGTAAATGGAATTTTACCGCCAATGGTCAGTCCGGCAGCGATGCCGATCATATTAGCTTCTGCGATTCCACATTGTACAAAACGTTCCGGGAATTCCTTGATAAACTGGTTCAGTTTTAATGAACCGGCAAGGTCAGCGGTAAGTGCAACAACGTTTGGATTGGAACGGCCCAATTCTGTGATGCCATCTCCAAATCCACTACGGGTATCTTTTTTGCCGGTAACCTGAATATCTTTTAACATGTTAGAGCTGGTTTTACTTTTTTAAGCGGCACAAAGGTAAGGTTAATTCAGTTTTGCATCCTGAATATGGAACAACGCTTCATCTTCATGGATACGGATTTCCCATTTCCAGGCTGTTTCCATCATATCGTCCAGTGAATAACGTATTTCCCAGCCCAGTTCCTGCACGGCATGTTTATTATCGGCGTAAATGGCAATAACATCACCCGGGCGTCGGGGCCCGATACAATAGTTCAAAGCCATTTTACTCACTTTCTCAAAGGCCCTGATGGCTTCGAGCACAGTTACACCA comes from Flavihumibacter fluvii and encodes:
- a CDS encoding transketolase family protein, giving the protein MLKDIQVTGKKDTRSGFGDGITELGRSNPNVVALTADLAGSLKLNQFIKEFPERFVQCGIAEANMIGIAAGLTIGGKIPFTTTFANFSTGRVYDQIRQSVAYSGKNVKICASHAGLTLGEDGATHQILEDIGMMKMLPGMMVVVPCDYAQTKAATLAIADYEGPVYLRFGRPVWPIFTEGMPFELGKAQVFSEGTDVSLIACGHMVWNAIEAGRILEEKGFSVEVINIHTIKPLDEAAILKSITKTRCAVTVEEHNVLGGLGDSVAQVAARHLPTPIEYIGTNDTFGESGTPMQLLEKYGLSTGKIVEAAEKVMGRKS